GCAGAGGAAGTGGATGAAGAAGCGGCTTCGTGAGTGCTTGCACCGCTGTGGGCGAGCCCGTGATTGACCTCACCTGTATTAACAATAAGAAACCAGGCATTGCGAAGCGTCCCAACAAGGATCTCGTAGTCTTCGAGGACAAGCAGAGAACTTGGGTGGAGATCACTCGGTACACCGCCAGACACCAGGCAAATGGCTCTCTTCTTAGAGATGTCGTCAATTTCCTCATACTGACTGAGCATTTCTACCATTCAACATGCACCATGTATAATGGAGCCCCCAACGTCCGATTCCGCATCCTGGTGGCGTCGCATTTCCTGAACAAGAGCCTGGAAATTTGAGACTGAAAACCGTCACGGAAGAGTCTCTCAGGGTCCAAGACAGCGGAATGTTTGGCAAGGAGGCAATCGAGAAGGGATACGGTAGTATGGTCATGGCTTTCGTGAGAATCGGCTTTACAGATGAACAACGCAGTTCATAAACAAGGCCTCAGCTCATGTGCATTCGGGTTTGAGAGAGGGTATGTGGCAGGAAGTGCAATTACCTTAGCTCAGAAACCCGTATCATTGCAATACAAGGAAACCACAGTATTCCTGCTGCAGTCCGTGACATGGTGCCATTGATCGTCATTCTTGCAGGCATACAGCGCTGCGATGGAACCCTCTCAGCTCTCATGCATGGCATTACATAAGTGGACATCCCTCGTTACTGTTGCCAAGCGATGATCACGGTCTAGTTGCTGCCAGGTATTCGGACCTGCATGATGTGAGTTACGGTTTCGTGACAACTTCACATTGACTGACTATTGTGAAGTGAGATCCGAAAAAGAAGGGCACTCCATAAAAGCTAAGATACAGCTAAAATCCAAAGACAAAGTGGACCGTCGTCATTCGGGTGAGATCCGCCCGCTCGGCTCGGCTTCCGATCGGCGGAGCCTCGAAAAAGCGCCTTATCACGAGCAAATCCCACCGCCGGAAACGAAAAGATTTCGGCGCCGAATGCTCATCCCAGTGGCTTCGATTTCCGGTTTAAAGCCTTGCCTTATTGTCTTGGGGCGGCATCGGAGCATTTCGCTGGGGTGGAAAAGCGACTAGGGGACTGACTAATTTCAACGGCGATATCGTCCGACGCAAACAGCGATAACTTGAGAGCTAAGAACCTTGTTACTTACTCTTGCTCATGTCGCACACGTCACTTCAGTCGAATTCTCTTGATTGTAAGTTCGATTTTTGATTAAACACATGGGACTAAATTAACACTCATTCTGTGTACAGATTGAACGAAGTTTTGCCAATTATAATGAGACTCATTCCAGGATCcaacgacgatgacgacttCGAATAAACGCCCAAGCAGCGAGCCGCAATGGCTCAAGGCATCTATCGATGTTCTCCAAGCGATAAAGCTAGTATGTCCAACTCACAAATTCATCCTTCTGTAAAAGTAGCTCACTCACCTCGAACAGGCTGCGTCCCAGACGGCTCCGAAACTCCTCAGTTCGTGGCTTTACGTGCCCGCGGGCATCATGGTCATGCTGGCCGCTTGCTTCGGCGTAAGCGTCTTCTTCGACGCCGTCGGCGTTTCTTTCCCTGCCTCTGTGGCCTGTTTGATTCTGCTCTTCTTCGGTCTGTTGCTGTCGGAGCTGGTACTGGGAAACCACAAGACGAGAGCAATCGTTGCCGTCATTGATGTGCCAGTAAGTTCTTGCAATGCGATTGACAATGTTGGAAGCTAGTCGCTAATCGCTAATGAACCTCAGGCGGGATGGTCTCTCCGTTGGATCAACATCTTCTTCACACCATCGTTCATCATGTTGCCTTTGAGTCCCTCAATCGGCATCGTTGAAGTCATGAAGATTATTGCTGTCTTCAGTGAGTCCCCCTTCTTCAATCCAATGTTTCGTGGACCTAACACCCCTCAGTCATTGGCTTCATCGTCATGATGGCGCTCGCCGCATACCTCACCCGCGGCCTCCAACTCCTCCTCGGCTCATCCAAACGCGCAATGACAGAGCGCGCAGAAGAAATGGGCAACGAGACCGACGAGATTCCCCTCGCCGACACCCCTCCGCGAATTGACTCCGTCCCGGGCTCCCGCACCATCTCCGCAGCCCCGTCTTCACTCTCACTCAACACCCTcgctccgccgccgccctcccAAAACGCCTCACACAACTTCCTCCCGTCAGGAACATCCTCTCCCGCGAGAGTCCACGAAATTAACGTCGATATCCCCTCCTCTCCGCCAACACCACCTCTCCCACCACAGGACCCCGTCCCCCCGCCACGCTCCCAGCTCTGGGCAGCCTGGATATGCGGTCACCTCAACTGGGTTCTTTACGCCTCCATCTTCACCTTTGTCGGAATCCCCCTTTACTACACAACAGGATACGCCATGCCCCTCCACCTAAGCCTCATCCTCCTCGTCTACTTCGCCGCCATGTCCGTCCCCGCAAACTGGAGGCAATATCTCCACCCCGTTCTCGTCACCGCCCTCTTCTCCGTCCTCGGGATCTGGGCTCTCGCCGCCATCCGAGGCGCAGGCCTCTTTGACACCCTCCGATCCTTCCGCACGGGAGCGAATTACACATACCTCTGGCTCCACGCCAAGAACCCGGAAGGCCGCCTCCCCGGCGCCGGCGACATCTTCAGCACAGTCCTTGACGCGAGTATTGTATCGCTCGCGCTGCCGATGTACCAATACCGCCGTGAGCTGAAGCAGAACTTTGTGGCGATCGTGCTGCCCAACATCCTCATGTCGATAGGCTGCCTCTTCTCGTACCCCAAGATCTGCTTCGCCATCGGCATCAGTGCAGAACGGTCTCTCGCGTTTGCGTCGCGGAGTCTGACGCTTGCGCTGGCTCTGCCTGCAACGGAGAACTTGGGTGGAGATTTGAATACCGTGGCTGCGGTGGCTATTATGAGCGGTATTGTCGGTGTGCTAGTTGGCCAGCGGATGTTGGCCTGGATGAAGATTCCAGAAGGTAAGAGGCTGCCCACTGTGAGCTATGAAATAAGTGAACATGAGCAACTTACAGGAAAACAGATGACTACATCACCCGCGGCGTCACACTCGGAGCCAACTCCTCAGCCATCGCCACCGCCCTCCTCTTACGAACCGATCCTCGCGCCGCAGCGCTATCAAGCTTGTCAATGAGCCTATTCGGCACAATCACGGTCCTCTTCACATCCATCCCGCCCATCGCAAGCGTCATCAAATCTCTAGTAACCTGATCATTTTTGAAATATTGTTACTACAGCATCATCGTATTGGAGTCTACGCGCGAGCCAGTCTACGCCGGAATGCTAGGAGCCAACCCCCTCCAAAATCCACACCTGGCACCACGCCCACCCTCCCATACATCCGCAGGGACAACCCGGATATCATTCACCTGTCCCGGCGCCATAAACTGCGTAACCCGCGCCCCCCACGAAGTCGTAAACTCGTACGGAACGCCGCCCGTCTGGTTCAGGTTCACCTGCTTCGGTGCCTCCTCCGTCCAGACAGGCCACTTGCTCGCCCCATTCTCGGCGCCCGCGTCGGCACCGGAAGCTCCGTTGGCGATATCATTGCTGATGGAGGGGTCATCGCCCGTGATGAAGTTACCCCAGATCTTGCGGAAGGCGAGGACAATGTCCGGGCCCTGGTTCGGTGTCGCGGGGCCAAAGTAGCCTGGGATGTCGGCCGTGTGCCAGGCAAAGGGGACGGAGTACTGGTAGTGCCACGACGACTTTGGCGACGTGAAGGCGTCGGAGAGCCAGTAGCTGGGGCACACGAATGTTGCCTCGGCGTAGATGTTCTATTGCAATTGTGTTAGACTTAGGGCCACGAGACATGGCAAGAATTCCTTACGTTTGCTCTCTGCTGTTGTCCGGTCCCAGATTGGCTCACGTCAAGGGCCGTAAGCCCCGCCAACCCGTTCGTCTCGAAGCGAGTATCGTTCGCGCCTGTCTTTGTTGGATTCGCGGCGAGGATCTCGTCGATTTGGCCCGCCGAGAGGTTGGGGAACTCGAGCTTCAGCCAGGACGTCAAGTCTGCGACGCTGACGATGTTGGGCGGGGTGAGGAGAGGTCCTTCATTGGCGTTATGCTTGCAAGGCTCTTCAGTTGCCGGCCAAGAACGTGGAGCTTCGTGGGGAGGATACTCACACCGACGAGGAGACGCTCTCCATTGACTCTTTTTTGCTTCATCTGCTCAGTCGGCAGGCTCTTGATGTATACGCCGTCCGTCACAGGGTAGAAAGCCCTGTCGTCGTCCAGTTAGCCGCGTTCAGGAAGGGCGAACCGCATGTCCTGAAAATCGATTACTTACCAGAACCCATACGGCTGTTCAAACGTGGTGTTCGCACTAGCAAGCTGCAGCGTCATACTATCCTTCCCACGAAGGCACGCAAGAACATCGACAGACGACGAGCACCCCGCCTTCTCGGCAAATGCCTGGTATCGCGCCGTCGGAAACGTCGCGTCATAGTCATAATGGAAGGGAAGATACGGCGAAGCAGCGATCCCCTAGCATCGGAATCGAGTCAGCCAATCATCACCCCAGGCTTCCATCCCGCAGCCTGTCAAAACTTACGTTCTTGAAGAGCGTCGTCCCAAGACTACCGTCCACGGCGAGAGTGTGATACATCACCGACCCGGCGCCCGCCGACTCCCCCGCAATCGTGACCTTTCCACGATCTCCGCCAAACAGGTCGATGAAGCGCTGGACCCAAGCAAGCGCAAAAGCCTGGTCCAGAAGTCCCGCGTTCACGACACCGCGAGCCTTGACGTCCGCAGAGGAAAGGAACCCTAACGCGCCGAGCTGTACATCGTCAGTATGCTGTCTCTCAACAGATCTCTCTCACCCACCACCAAATCCCGGGAGAAGAATAGACAGATACCCTCAAAAAAAGATACGGAAAAGCAAAAGAACATACCCGGTACTGAATCACAACAGCCACAAACCCACCCTCATTCGCCCCAATAATCTCCGACATGTCAATCCTCCCATCACCGTAGCCGTACCCACCGCCGTGGATGTACACCAGCACCGGCAAATCCTTGGCGTCGGCGGGCGCGTACACGTTTAGGAAAAGACAATCTTCTTCACCGGGGATGAAGGGGAGACCCGGGACGGCGGGGTAGTTTTGCGGGCAGATGGGGCCGAACTCGGTTGCTGCCGTCACCGGGACCCCGCCACCGGTGACCGTGTCGTTGGATGAAGGGAGACGAGGCGGTTGCCAGCGCTGTGAACCCGTCGGCGGAGCTGCGTAGCGGATGCTGGAGGGGTTTAAGTAGACGTCTACGAGACAAATAGACAAACATCTTACCCTTTCCAGATATTGAGGCCGCTGGTGGCGTTGTTGTACCCTTCATACTTGGCGTAGCCCAAATCTACAAGTAGCGAAGAAGGCTGCCGCTGAGGGACATCGCCCAGACCCCGCGTGTCGACAAGCAGTCGATCCAAAAACGTGGCCGCCGCATCCTGCGATGTAGACGAGGGAAAGGCGCCCGAGAGGCAGGGCGCGATAAGTCCCGCGACGACTAGCGGTAGAGTCCTGAAGAGGCGCATGGTTTACGGGTGAGCGAATGTGATGTTCGACGTACCGCGAACGAGTGACCGTGACGGGATCCGAAGGGAGGGAAGCTAGCTGTATAAGGACCTCGCAGAATGAAATCTCAAAGTCCTCCTCCGTCGTAGTTTGCATGTTCACACAAGCGGCAATATGCCGCACCAGTTATTGAAGTTGACTAATACCGGCCGGGGGGACATCTCCGTCACGATTCACCTTATTTTGAGTTTCCTTACCCGCACTGACTACCTAAACAAGCAGTCCAGGAAGGCCGGAACGCTAACGAAAACCTGGTTTGTTAATGTAGACCAATATGCGTAAACCCCATTCCATGAACCCCAAGCCATTCTTCCCCGTTAATATCCAACAGCCGAGTCAATCGTAGCACGGTCCCCGATGCTTCGCGAATAGGGGAGGGGGGACTCTCGGTCCGTGCCATAATTCCCTGAAGCGATTCAAGCTTGTCCAATGTTTGCTGACCTCGTTCGCTGTACGGATGATGCGATGAACAGCGGGGGAGCCACTGGGGGAGGGCATGTCAGCGTCACATCGGGTCGTGGTATGGACCTCTCTGGCGAAGACGGCAGCTTCCTATCCGTAGAAACCGAGCTTTAAGAATGCGGAATACGAGGGGTAGAAGCGAGGTGCCGACTTTACTACCTCTATGCAGTTGCTTTCCTATACTGCCTAAAGTACACAGGTATCAATATTAGGCCAACTGCTCAGGTTTcaattaagtagtagtaagatGAAATTCTGCGGCGTTGAACAGCATACAACAGAAGCAGATTTGAACTTCAAACAGACAACGCTCTCTGAGGTGAGCTATTGAGAACTAGAACCCATCCCTATATAACTATGGAGCTCGCTTGAGCATTAGAGTTCAATCTCCACACAAAAAAAGGATCCTGAAGAGCAAGGCCGCATCCCCTGAACCTCCCTTCGTCCGAACATCTGTCCGTAGACGCCACGCGCGATCGACCGCGGAGCCACCGTCTCGATAAGAAGCAGACGTATTCTACCCATCGTCTTGTTTATCTGTCTCGGGCTTCCCCCCACTCGTCCTACAGCCTCCCGCAGGATCTCCCCGACACACACTAGGTGCGGGGTCTCACGCCGTCTCCGACAGCGTTCCCGCGCCTAGGGTGCCGTGCGCCACCGACGCGGACGGCCGGGGCCGAGTGACATGCCCCACGCCGGTGATCCTGTAATGCTGCTGTTGAAGAACtgccttaataatatagtacctTGAGTCTTGATACTCCAGTCACTGCAAGATCAAACGCGACAAGTCATAATCAGTAGCTCGCATTGTCTTAGTCGAACCTAGGCCATTCATAATCCAGCCAAATCAATTGCAATCCCAGCAACAAACCCGTCCAAATCATGCGGGCGGATTCTTTAGCCCGCCAGTTTTCTTCCCAAAGTTATTTCCCAACGTCATGAACCGTATATAATCATCCGCGTACCTCTGTCTTCGCCTATTTGATcaaataagaaaggaaaacgGGGTGCCTCATTTCCGCTCCTCAAAGTAGAACTTGCCGAGCTTGTCGCCGCCACCCTGAGGGCTACCAAGCGCGTTGTTACCTACGCGTGCCTCGCCCCCATCAAGTCGCTCCCTAAGAAGACGCTCTGCGGTATCACGAGCTGTTGGCGTCGTGGCGGAGTTAGCTTGTGAAGATTGCTGGGGGAGCTGGGAAGCAGGGACAGGTGGCTTGTTGGTGGTGTCGACGTACATTTCGTCGCTAGGTACACCGGCACCATCATTGGTCGTACCATCCATCATCCTCGCATCCCGTCTTTCCTGCATTGCGGCCGCGCTGGTGGGAGTATCACCGCCCATTGTGACGTCGCGGGCCCGCTGCGTCGGCAAGCCGTCACTCAGACCAGAGGCACTTCGCTCCAAACCCCAGATACCGGCCTGGCCAGCGACTCCAGGAATGGGGCGACGCTGGTAAATGGGACCAGACACGGTGCTGTTGGCGCCCTCGCCGAAACCAACAAGGCTGGCGGATCCATCGTCGCTCATGCGGTCGTCGTAGCCTCCGGTGGACCCAGCCGTCTGGTCCTCGTCCATGCGTTCAGGCTCGGCGCCCATACTGGTAACCGAGTCGGCCTCGCGGTAGTTGGTATCCATGCTGAACATATCCTCATCCTGCTCGCCAGGTGCGGTGCGCGTCTCGTTGTCGTCACCGACATAGCTCTCAGTCGCGCTGGCGGTACCGACAGTGCTCATCTTAGTAACAGCGGTGGGTTGGCCATGGGCATCAAAGTATGCGGGTGTGAGGTGAGTGTTGGGCGGGTAGTTGGCAGGGAAGCCGGTGGAGGTGGGGGTCGTCTGAGGAGAGATTGAGGAACCGGCATTCTGCTGGTGCGGCGGGGCGCGCAGAGTCGAGACTCGCTCTAGACCGGCGAGGCGGGAGATTCTGTCGGCGCGCTCGGCCTCGAGGCTCGTTGTAGAGGGGTGGTGAGCGTGGCCGCGGACACCGGCGGGACCCTGGGGATAGTGGCCTCGGTGACCATCTTTGATAGCGGTGGTAGAGAGGGCAGAAAGGGAGGTCGTGGCGCTCGTGGGGGTGCCGCTGTGTGGGGAGATATTAGCTTGGGAATCAAGTGGGAGAGAGGAGGCGAGACAGCGTACGGCATCTCAGATGGAGTATCCGGGTTGGAGGTGGGAGGAGGGAGGTTGATGAAGGTAGGACGCGGTGCTTGCGCCATGGCTGCTAGATTTGACGTTGGTGTCTGGGAAGAAGCGAAAGGGTGTCGATGAGGTCGATAGCGGACGCCGTCGACGTTATATGTGTCGATATTCGGACCGAGATGTGCTCGTAACCGGTtgctcgtaagtagtagatgCTCTTCGGGCAGAGATGGTTTGGGGGCGCTCCGTGGTAGACGATAGTTAAACGGCGGAAACTATCGGGTATCGTCGTCGGGTGTGTAGGTGGGCGTTACCTCCAGAGCCAGACAATGGAGGTGGAATGGTGGTATCTAGCACAGAGTCGAATGGGTATCGCAAAGGGAGCAATTCGCATGTGCGCTTCTTGTCGTCGTGTGAAGAAGAAAGGGTGACGAGGTGTGGCCGGAATGTGCAGAGTTCCAAGTTGGGTGAAGAAAGCCAAGTGACTGGATGTTGGACGTTCGCGTCAGGCAGGCGTGACAGGGAAACACTGAGGTTGGTCCCCTGAAGTCATGAAAGTGAAGCGCCCCAAGGTCAAGGTACTTGGGCTGTTCGTACCGAATGAGGTGGGAAAGCAAGGCAAGCGCTGGGCGTGGGTGGGTACCTTCCTTAGAAGCTACTCAAGGTACGTACAATAGGGAGGCAGACACGCAGAAGGAACAGCAGGAGCAGAAAGAGCAGGAGCAAGGCGGGGGAGGGGAAGAGCACGCAGCAGGCGGGGGGACCAACGATGGGCAGGAACGGGGACGGTGACGGAGCGTCGGGTGGGCAGAGCACCTCAGGGCAAGGCAAGAGCACTGGGCAATGTCCCTTCCTCCCTGGACCTGCCCGCGCTACCAATGACGTAGACCCCGGTACCTTGAGTGCCCCGCTTACATCACCGGGAGAAGACACGTTCTACGAGCTTTGATTGGTTTATAAGACTTCTGTCGCGATTGGACCCCACCTATCTTGGACCCCTCAGGCTGGGAAAAAGGTACGAAGTGCATGTATCTTTTTGTGAATAAGAGACCCTGAATGCTTCTCCTCCACGTCCCTGCATCTCCTTCCCGTTGCGTGGGTTCGTTCTGTATGATGTTCATTTCCCATTTGCCCAACCCATGTACAATGATGGCATTTCATTCCATGCGATAGTCTCCTGTGCAGTTCACGTGTACAGTATTTCGTACATACGAGCTGGATTCCAGGGTTTGAGACAAGATACTGCCCATCCTCTGAGTTACGACATCTCAAAAAACGCCCGGCTTAAAATCAGTCACCCTCGCCTTGATAATAGCCGACCCAACCTGCTTCATAAACGCCTGGTGCGCAGGGTCCTTGTGGAGGTAATAATCGCGGTCCTCAACGCTCTCGAACTCGGCCACAAAAATGTGCGTGATGCCGTCCTGCAGACCCTCGGGGCTACAGTCGAGGCCGCCGACCAGAGACTTGATGTACGACTTGCTAGACGTCGGGTGGATACAATTCTCCTTGAGCGCCAACATGGAATCGCACATCTGTGTTTAGCGTTAGCCTGTGCTTCTGCTGTCAAGCTATTACTACGTAAGCTCCCTGACACCAGGCCCGCAGGGTTGTGGCCAAACATACCGTCTTGACCTCCTCTGCTGGAATGAGCTCCTTGAACTGGAACTGGACAACGTGGATGACGGTCATTTTGAATATCAAGAGTGGGTTATGCAAGCGGGGGCATAAAGGCTGAAGTTTAGATAAAGTAGATTCGAGCGGACCTTGGGTTGTTGATCAGTTGTTTTGGCTTCCCTTCCGGACGTCCTCACCCCGCCTCTTGTTCAACGCGGGCGGAGTGCGGAACGGCGGGGCATCGCCATCTCATCCGTCATCGTCCCGTCTTGATGCGGGGTGACCTTCGGCCAATCATACATGCGAACCACAACCACCCGGCTGGTCCTCAATTGACCAACATCCACGCCTAATTGAGAGGCATGCATAAATGCACCGTGTAAGGGGTATTAAGGTGCTGTGTACTGGCGATGTACTCTCCCAGGTCTATCTTGTCTTCGGGTTCACGCTCCAAGATGCCTAGCATATCGTGTGGATGCAGAGTCACGTGTGGCTGCGCTAATCTCCAGCCGGGCCTTAGGAAGATGGGTTTCACCATTTGCTCATGAGAAAAGCATTGTCTCTCGCATGGCCTTGGTTTTGTCATCGGTGCCGTCAGCCTCTTGGAAGCGTTTCTCAAATGACTCTTTGATCTTGTTTCAGTCTCTACAGTCGTCCTTCGATTGAGTGCCTGACACGGGCTGCCACCAATGATACATGCATCTTGTGGACATCTGTTGTGGATCGGTGCTTTTGATATTATCACATCGTTTTCAATACCCATGTGTTCCAAGTATCAATCGATTCACCGCTGAATACGACCGGACACGTGCAATGCGGTGACCACTAACACTTCCCTCTCATCAATGTTCATTCATAAAAACTAGAAACCATCGAGAGGGACTAAAGATTCGACCAGGCCAGTCTTGAAAGAATCAATGAATACGACTCCGAACAGAGTATCGACTATCGTTCGCGGTCTTTCAAATCAGTGACAATGCTGTGCCTTTAATGGATATTAAACGTTGAGATACGTACAATATCTCACGTACCCAAGAGGAACTTAAGTTAACTGTGATATGAAGAAATGACTCGAGCTGTCGGGACCCTTGATCAAAAACATTTTGAAATAATAATTTTCATTATTCTATCTCTTCCTAATCTCCTCCCCTCTCTTCCTCATTACAAAACCATCATCCATGGTCTTCCCCACCAATTTTATCACCAAATCTATTCCAGCTCATCATACGAGAGCATTCAATACAAAGGGAAAATCTTTCTCACATCAAGCTTTTGCTATCAAGCCTGTGCCACCAAACTTATGCTCGTTCATGGTATCCCTAAACCACTGCAGGGTCCAGGTTACAAGAACACAAGCATACCAATAGCAACCGCACCAAGAACGCTCATCAGCGGCATCACACTGACAGCCATCAGAGCGGGCTCGCCGGCCGTCACCACGGCGGTGGGAGACGTGGTGCCGGGGCGGGTGCCGCTGACGGTGGTGGGGACGGCCGGAGTGGTCGCGGGAGAGCTGCCGGCGGGAGGCTTGGTGGGGTTTGAGGGAGGGTTGGAGGCAGGGGGGTTCGCGGGAGGCTGCGCGGGAGGGCTGGCAGGGGGGTTGGAAGGAGGGTTGGAAGGAGGGTTGGAAGGAGTGTTGCTAGGAGGGTTGCTAGGAGGGTTGCTAGGAGGGTTGCTAGGAGGGTTGCTAGGAGGGTTGGAAGGAGGGTTGGAAGGAGGGTTGCTGGGCGGGTTGGAAGGAGGGTTGCTAGGCGGGTTGGAAGGGTTGGCGGGAGGGTTTGACGGGTTGCTGGGAGGGTTCGACGGGTTGGTAGGAGGGTTGCTGGGGTTGGTAGGCGGGTTGACAGGAGGCGAGGCCGGGTTCGAGGGCTTCGTGACCAAAGTCGAGCCACCAGGGCCAGTAGGGGTAGGAGTTCCCTGGCGGGTGAAGGACGAAGTAGTAGTCGTGGTGAGGGTGCTGCAGACGGCGTTGTTGCAGGTAGTGTACGTCTTTGTAAGGGTCGAGCAATCAGTGTAGAAGGGTGCCTGGGTGCTCGTGGCGGGAACGTAGACTGGGCGCGTGTAGGTCGAGCAGGTGCCGTTGAAGTTGCAGCGAGTGATGGTCGTCACTGTCGGGGGAGTGACGACGGGGGGAAGGGGGTAGGTGATTGTGGTGACGGGCTTGCAGTAGCCGTTGTAGCAGGAGGTGATCGTCACGCAAGGGGGCAGGGTGATGACATTGCAAGTGCCGTTAAAGTTGCAAGTGGTGGTTGTCACCGGGGGAGGGATGGTGATAGGGGCGGTCCCGTTGGGGAACACGGGAGGAGTAGTGACGGTGGGATCAACCGGGACAGGGATGACGGTGGTGCTGTTGTTGGGAAGGGTCACGGTAGAACTGGTAAAGGTAGGGAGAACGCCGGGGTCGGTGGTGTTGAGGGCCGAGGTTGTGAGGATGGTAGAGGTGACCAcgtcggtggtggtggtcgaCGTGGTGGCGACGCCGGGGTCCGAGGACGTCGAGTCGGTAGAAGTCGAGGTCTCGGTGGTGCTCGGGACGGTGCTGGCGCCGCTGCTGAGGGTAGAATCCGTGGTGACCGAGGTGCTCGTGGGAGCAATAACCGTGACGGTAGAGCTGCCGTCACTGGTCACGATGGAGGTGCCGGTGGAAGCCGTGCTGCTGGAGCTGGCGGAGGAGGTCagagtggtggtggtgccgcCGCCGGTGACCGTGGTCGTGGGGTTAGCCACGGTCACGGTAGTGCTGGGCGTCACGGTCGTAGTCGGAGCGACGACGGTGGTCGAGGTGGTCGACTGGCCGTTGACACCGGCCAAGAGGGCGGCACCCGCGGCGAGGCGGATAATGGCG
The Colletotrichum lupini chromosome 6, complete sequence DNA segment above includes these coding regions:
- a CDS encoding acetylcholinesterase translates to MRLFRTLPLVVAGLIAPCLSGAFPSSTSQDAAATFLDRLLVDTRGLGDVPQRQPSSLLVDLGYAKYEGYNNATSGLNIWKGIRYAAPPTGSQRWQPPRLPSSNDTVTGGGVPVTAATEFGPICPQNYPAVPGLPFIPGEEDCLFLNVYAPADAKDLPVLVYIHGGGYGYGDGRIDMSEIIGANEGGFVAVVIQYRLGALGFLSSADVKARGVVNAGLLDQAFALAWVQRFIDLFGGDRGKVTIAGESAGAGSVMYHTLAVDGSLGTTLFKNGIAASPYLPFHYDYDATFPTARYQAFAEKAGCSSSVDVLACLRGKDSMTLQLASANTTFEQPYGFWAFYPVTDGVYIKSLPTEQMKQKRVNGERLLVGHNANEGPLLTPPNIVSVADLTSWLKLEFPNLSAGQIDEILAANPTKTGANDTRFETNGLAGLTALDVSQSGTGQQQRANNIYAEATFVCPSYWLSDAFTSPKSSWHYQYSVPFAWHTADIPGYFGPATPNQGPDIVLAFRKIWGNFITGDDPSISNDIANGASGADAGAENGASKWPVWTEEAPKQVNLNQTGGVPYEFTTSWGARVTQFMAPGQVNDIRVVPADVWEGGRGARCGFWRGLAPSIPA